A portion of the Calliphora vicina chromosome 5, idCalVici1.1, whole genome shotgun sequence genome contains these proteins:
- the LOC135960507 gene encoding probable salivary secreted peptide: MKIMVIKMQNMRLILTVVMLSLLATTYAISSTWGNISNSAQLLHAEQIFNASSTGKYVTHEIKFPKNGIGNGRIITGIRAFDQVTNGTGGHATIYSGGPGFNFVNIKLQSQYNYGLMFRVEIYGK, translated from the exons atgaaaatcatggtaataaaaatgcaaaatatgagATTAATTTTGACAGTGGTGATGCTCAGCCTATTGGCCACCACTTATGCGATTTCCAGTACCTGGGGTAATATATCAAATTCCGCCCAGTTGCTGCATGCAGAGCAAATATTCAATGCTTCATCGACGGGGAAATATGTGACTCATGAAattaaatttcccaaaaat GGCATTGGTAATGGTCGCATTATCACCGGCATCAGAGCATTCGATCAGGTGACAAACGGTACGGGTGGACATGCAACCATTTATTCGGGTGGACCTGGTTTCAATTTTGTCAACATCAAACTACAGTCACAATACAATTATGGTCTAATGTTCCGTGTAGAAATTTATggcaaataa